In Bos indicus x Bos taurus breed Angus x Brahman F1 hybrid chromosome 21, Bos_hybrid_MaternalHap_v2.0, whole genome shotgun sequence, one DNA window encodes the following:
- the CATSPER2 gene encoding cation channel sperm-associated protein 2 has protein sequence MATYHPSGHMQLPRADAIRSRLIDTFSLIEHLQGLSQAVPRHTIREILDSSRQKKLMLGDQHQLVRFSIKPRHVERITHAQRLMSTLRVRCSERPPLSLWAGWVLERPIFRNFIIFLIFLNTVVLMVEIELLESANTQLEPLKLTLEVAAWFILLIFILEILLMWLSSFFLFWKNAWNVFDFVVTVLSLIPEIVVLAGVTSKPVWLQLLRICRVLRSLKLFARFHQVRVIILALVRALKSMTFLLMLLLIFFYIFAVAGVYFFENYTRSTRQDLEYHEFFSDLLNSIVTVFILFTLDHWYALLQDTWKVPEVSRTFSSIYVILWLLLGSIIFRNIIVAMMVTNFQNIRNELNEEMTHLEVQHKADIFKRQIIQRRQNLIPEAQRSSISKLDARDASQQGRPSDLTEASQQESKQSATRKGSKASKSRTKSLSKRRKSTSSFSSSSSSFSSCSSVSSSRYCDLIGQLDWETHVHQNLPGLMDMDQDERVVWPRDSLFRYFELLEKLQYNLEERKQLQEFAVQALMNFEDK, from the exons ATGGCCACTTATCACCCATCAGGACACATGCAACTACCCCGGGCTGATGCCATTCGTTCCCGGCTCATTGATACCTTCTCTCTCATCGAGCATCTGCAAGGCTTGAGCCAAGCTGTGCCACGGCACACAATCCGAGAGATACTTG aTTCTTCCCGTCAGAAGAAGCTTATGTTGGGAGATCAACACCAGCTTGTACGATTCTCCATAAAACCTCGTCATGTAGAACGGATTACACATGCCCAGAGGCTAATGAGCACCCTTCGAGTGCGATGCAGCGAGAGGCCACCTCTTTCCTTATGGGCTGGATGGGTCCTTGAGC GTCCTATCTTCAGAAACTTTATCATCTTCCTCATCTTCTTGAATACAGTTGTACTGATGGTTGAAATAG AATTGCTTGAATCTGCAAATACCCAATTGGAGCCACTGAAGCTGACTCTGGAGGTGGCAGCTTGGTTCATCTTGCTTATTTTCATCTTGGAGATCCTTCTTATGTGGCTATccagcttttttctcttttggaagaATGCCTGGAACGTTTTTGACTTTGTGGTCACAGTATTG TCTCTGATTCCTGAGATTGTGGTGCTGGCAGGGGTAACAAGCAAACCTGTATGGCTCCAGTTGCTGAGGATCTGCCGGGTACTAAGGTCTCTCAAACTCTTTGCACGATTCCATCAAGTTCGAGTCATCATTTTGGCCCTGGTCAGGGCCCTCAAG AGCATGACCTTCCTCTTGATGTTGCTGCTCATCTTCTTCTACATTTTTGCTGTGGCTGGTGTCTACTTCTTCGAGAATTACACCCGTTCAACTCGCCAGGACCTGGAGTATCATGAGTTCTTCTC GGACCTACTGAATTCCATAGTAACCGTGTTCATTCTCTTCACCCTGGACCACTGGTATGCACTGCTTCAGGACACCTGGAAGGTGCCTGAGGTCAGCCGCACCTTCAGCAGCATCTATGTCATCCTCTGGTTGTTACTTGGTTCCATTATCTTTCGAAATATCATAGTAGCCATGATGG TTACTAACTTCCAGAATATCAGGAATGAGCTGAACGAGGAGATGACACACCTGGAGGTCCAGCACAAAGCCGACATATTCAAGCGGCAGATTATCCAGAG gagACAAAACCTAATCCCTGAGGCACAGAGGTCAAGCATTAGCAAACTGGATGCCAG AGATGCCAGTCAACAAGGGAGACCTTCAGACTTAACAGAAGCTTCTCAACAAGAGTCTAAGCAGAGTGCCACTAGAAAGGGTTCAAAAGCATCTAAGTCAAGAACAAAGTCCTTGTCCAAAAGGAGAAAGTCTacatcttccttctcttcttcctcctcttcgtTTTCCTCCTGCTCGTCGGTTTCTAGCTCCAGATATTGTGACCTTATCG GTCAGCTGGACTGGGAGACTCACGTGCACCAGAATCTGCCTGGGCTAATGGACATGGATCAGGATGAACGTGTTGTCTGGCCTAGAGATTCACTCTTCCGGTATTTTGAGTTGCTAGAGAAGCTTCAGTATAACCTGGAGGAGCGTAAGCAGTTACAAGAGTTTGCAG TGCAGGCACTGATGAACTTTGAAGACAAGTAG